A window from Azoarcus sp. DD4 encodes these proteins:
- the rplX gene encoding 50S ribosomal protein L24, whose amino-acid sequence MNKIRKGDEVVVLTGKDRGRRGAVLRRVGDEHLVVEGVNRVKKHVRPNPLKGEVGGIVEKEMPIHVSNVALFNPASQKADRVGIKVLEDGRKARFFKSNGELVDA is encoded by the coding sequence ATGAACAAGATCCGCAAGGGTGACGAAGTGGTGGTGCTTACCGGCAAGGACCGCGGTCGTCGTGGTGCCGTCCTGCGTCGCGTGGGTGATGAGCACTTGGTGGTTGAGGGTGTGAATCGGGTCAAGAAGCACGTTCGCCCGAATCCGCTCAAGGGTGAAGTGGGCGGTATCGTCGAGAAGGAGATGCCGATCCACGTGTCTAACGTCGCGCTGTTCAATCCCGCCTCGCAGAAGGCTGATCGCGTCGGGATCAAGGTGCTTGAGGATGGTCGCAAGGCGCGCTTCTTCAAGTCGAACGGTGAGCTGGTCGACGCTTAA